The Tachypleus tridentatus isolate NWPU-2018 chromosome 5, ASM421037v1, whole genome shotgun sequence genome includes a window with the following:
- the LOC143250885 gene encoding cyclin-D1-binding protein 1 homolog isoform X4, producing the protein MVSQECTKLCVAFSQPPLPSVPETQSLVNSLESSCIALLSAFHALPKSQGLTLHKDLRLCVLNILKAVQDLCVEAKNESGHQLQSVGNVWEKCNNLQSAPKDNKTSVLTVFKDQVTMVQDALDEFQESMEQEDSLYPDLAHIPIRNGFQIPDQTGWSEEDLQLLPTFLGLLKASKACIKKTKSIIATQGQCDREQDNNQLDSLASIVQTLSSHVDDFVLSTYPPVIHNNVRQQATILAEGLKELINTANSSHLCEGDHSWTEFLLGAINHNYQKVIELL; encoded by the exons ATGGTTTCCCAGGAATGTACGAAGCTCTGTGTGGCCTTTAGTCAGCCCCCTTTACCTTCAGTTCCAGAAACTCAGAGCCTTGTGAACAGCCTGGAATCATCATGTATTGCTCTGCTATCAGCATTTCATGCCCTGCCAAAGAGCCAAG GATTGACTTTGCACAAAGATCTGCGTCTCTGTGTTTTGAATATACTGAAGGCAGTTCAAGACCTCTGTGTTGAGGCTAAAAATGAAAG TGGTCACCAGCTACAATCTGTAGGAAATGTGTGGGAAAAGTGTAATAATCTTCAGAGTGCCCCTAAAG aTAATAAGACCTCTGTGCTAACAGTCTTTAAGGATCAAGTCACTATGGTTCAGGATGCACTTGATGAATTTCAAGAG AGTATGGAACAAGAGGACAGTCTGTATCCTGATTTAGCACATATACCTATAAGAAATGGTTTCCAAATACCAGATCAAACAGGGTGGAGTGAGGAAGACCTACAGCTTTTGCCAACATTCTTAGGCCTACTAAAAGCAAGCAAAGCTTGCATCAAGAAAACTAAAAGTATTATAGCAACTCAGGGTCAATGTGATAGAGAACAAGATAACAACCAGTTGGACTCACTGGCATCAATTGTTCAAACTCTGAGTTCTCATGTTGatgattttgttttatctacTTACCCTCCAGTTATACACAACAATGTAAGACAACAG GCTACTATACTTGCTGAAGGACTGAAGGAGCTAATTAATACAGCAAA tTCTTCCCATTTGTGTGAGGGAGACCATTCTTGGACAGAATTCTTACTTGGAGCTATAAACCACAACTATCAAAAAGTTATAGAACTATTATGA
- the LOC143250885 gene encoding cyclin-D1-binding protein 1 homolog isoform X3: MASRSEVLQIIIDTLDVVLTQLQDDATPSRRAENFSKEEFWTCLIPETQSLVNSLESSCIALLSAFHALPKSQGLTLHKDLRLCVLNILKAVQDLCVEAKNESGHQLQSVGNVWEKCNNLQSAPKDNKTSVLTVFKDQVTMVQDALDEFQESMEQEDSLYPDLAHIPIRNGFQIPDQTGWSEEDLQLLPTFLGLLKASKACIKKTKSIIATQGQCDREQDNNQLDSLASIVQTLSSHVDDFVLSTYPPVIHNNVRQQATILAEGLKELINTANSSHLCEGDHSWTEFLLGAINHNYQKVIELL, encoded by the exons ATGATGCTACACCGTCAAGAAGAGCAGAGAATTTCAGTAAGGAAGAATTCTGGACTTGTTTAA TTCCAGAAACTCAGAGCCTTGTGAACAGCCTGGAATCATCATGTATTGCTCTGCTATCAGCATTTCATGCCCTGCCAAAGAGCCAAG GATTGACTTTGCACAAAGATCTGCGTCTCTGTGTTTTGAATATACTGAAGGCAGTTCAAGACCTCTGTGTTGAGGCTAAAAATGAAAG TGGTCACCAGCTACAATCTGTAGGAAATGTGTGGGAAAAGTGTAATAATCTTCAGAGTGCCCCTAAAG aTAATAAGACCTCTGTGCTAACAGTCTTTAAGGATCAAGTCACTATGGTTCAGGATGCACTTGATGAATTTCAAGAG AGTATGGAACAAGAGGACAGTCTGTATCCTGATTTAGCACATATACCTATAAGAAATGGTTTCCAAATACCAGATCAAACAGGGTGGAGTGAGGAAGACCTACAGCTTTTGCCAACATTCTTAGGCCTACTAAAAGCAAGCAAAGCTTGCATCAAGAAAACTAAAAGTATTATAGCAACTCAGGGTCAATGTGATAGAGAACAAGATAACAACCAGTTGGACTCACTGGCATCAATTGTTCAAACTCTGAGTTCTCATGTTGatgattttgttttatctacTTACCCTCCAGTTATACACAACAATGTAAGACAACAG GCTACTATACTTGCTGAAGGACTGAAGGAGCTAATTAATACAGCAAA tTCTTCCCATTTGTGTGAGGGAGACCATTCTTGGACAGAATTCTTACTTGGAGCTATAAACCACAACTATCAAAAAGTTATAGAACTATTATGA
- the LOC143250885 gene encoding cyclin-D1-binding protein 1 homolog isoform X1 — protein MASRSEVLQIIIDTLDVVLTQLQDDATPSRRAENFSKEEFWTCLSETGKMVSQECTKLCVAFSQPPLPSVPETQSLVNSLESSCIALLSAFHALPKSQGLTLHKDLRLCVLNILKAVQDLCVEAKNESGHQLQSVGNVWEKCNNLQSAPKDNKTSVLTVFKDQVTMVQDALDEFQESMEQEDSLYPDLAHIPIRNGFQIPDQTGWSEEDLQLLPTFLGLLKASKACIKKTKSIIATQGQCDREQDNNQLDSLASIVQTLSSHVDDFVLSTYPPVIHNNVRQQATILAEGLKELINTANSSHLCEGDHSWTEFLLGAINHNYQKVIELL, from the exons ATGATGCTACACCGTCAAGAAGAGCAGAGAATTTCAGTAAGGAAGAATTCTGGACTTGTTTAA GTGAAACAGGAAAAATGGTTTCCCAGGAATGTACGAAGCTCTGTGTGGCCTTTAGTCAGCCCCCTTTACCTTCAGTTCCAGAAACTCAGAGCCTTGTGAACAGCCTGGAATCATCATGTATTGCTCTGCTATCAGCATTTCATGCCCTGCCAAAGAGCCAAG GATTGACTTTGCACAAAGATCTGCGTCTCTGTGTTTTGAATATACTGAAGGCAGTTCAAGACCTCTGTGTTGAGGCTAAAAATGAAAG TGGTCACCAGCTACAATCTGTAGGAAATGTGTGGGAAAAGTGTAATAATCTTCAGAGTGCCCCTAAAG aTAATAAGACCTCTGTGCTAACAGTCTTTAAGGATCAAGTCACTATGGTTCAGGATGCACTTGATGAATTTCAAGAG AGTATGGAACAAGAGGACAGTCTGTATCCTGATTTAGCACATATACCTATAAGAAATGGTTTCCAAATACCAGATCAAACAGGGTGGAGTGAGGAAGACCTACAGCTTTTGCCAACATTCTTAGGCCTACTAAAAGCAAGCAAAGCTTGCATCAAGAAAACTAAAAGTATTATAGCAACTCAGGGTCAATGTGATAGAGAACAAGATAACAACCAGTTGGACTCACTGGCATCAATTGTTCAAACTCTGAGTTCTCATGTTGatgattttgttttatctacTTACCCTCCAGTTATACACAACAATGTAAGACAACAG GCTACTATACTTGCTGAAGGACTGAAGGAGCTAATTAATACAGCAAA tTCTTCCCATTTGTGTGAGGGAGACCATTCTTGGACAGAATTCTTACTTGGAGCTATAAACCACAACTATCAAAAAGTTATAGAACTATTATGA
- the LOC143250885 gene encoding cyclin-D1-binding protein 1 homolog isoform X2 yields MINYFKILHYYLFSKRSVDDATPSRRAENFSKEEFWTCLSETGKMVSQECTKLCVAFSQPPLPSVPETQSLVNSLESSCIALLSAFHALPKSQGLTLHKDLRLCVLNILKAVQDLCVEAKNESGHQLQSVGNVWEKCNNLQSAPKDNKTSVLTVFKDQVTMVQDALDEFQESMEQEDSLYPDLAHIPIRNGFQIPDQTGWSEEDLQLLPTFLGLLKASKACIKKTKSIIATQGQCDREQDNNQLDSLASIVQTLSSHVDDFVLSTYPPVIHNNVRQQATILAEGLKELINTANSSHLCEGDHSWTEFLLGAINHNYQKVIELL; encoded by the exons ATGATGCTACACCGTCAAGAAGAGCAGAGAATTTCAGTAAGGAAGAATTCTGGACTTGTTTAA GTGAAACAGGAAAAATGGTTTCCCAGGAATGTACGAAGCTCTGTGTGGCCTTTAGTCAGCCCCCTTTACCTTCAGTTCCAGAAACTCAGAGCCTTGTGAACAGCCTGGAATCATCATGTATTGCTCTGCTATCAGCATTTCATGCCCTGCCAAAGAGCCAAG GATTGACTTTGCACAAAGATCTGCGTCTCTGTGTTTTGAATATACTGAAGGCAGTTCAAGACCTCTGTGTTGAGGCTAAAAATGAAAG TGGTCACCAGCTACAATCTGTAGGAAATGTGTGGGAAAAGTGTAATAATCTTCAGAGTGCCCCTAAAG aTAATAAGACCTCTGTGCTAACAGTCTTTAAGGATCAAGTCACTATGGTTCAGGATGCACTTGATGAATTTCAAGAG AGTATGGAACAAGAGGACAGTCTGTATCCTGATTTAGCACATATACCTATAAGAAATGGTTTCCAAATACCAGATCAAACAGGGTGGAGTGAGGAAGACCTACAGCTTTTGCCAACATTCTTAGGCCTACTAAAAGCAAGCAAAGCTTGCATCAAGAAAACTAAAAGTATTATAGCAACTCAGGGTCAATGTGATAGAGAACAAGATAACAACCAGTTGGACTCACTGGCATCAATTGTTCAAACTCTGAGTTCTCATGTTGatgattttgttttatctacTTACCCTCCAGTTATACACAACAATGTAAGACAACAG GCTACTATACTTGCTGAAGGACTGAAGGAGCTAATTAATACAGCAAA tTCTTCCCATTTGTGTGAGGGAGACCATTCTTGGACAGAATTCTTACTTGGAGCTATAAACCACAACTATCAAAAAGTTATAGAACTATTATGA